In a genomic window of Spirosoma agri:
- a CDS encoding Ig-like domain-containing protein has protein sequence MKTACLSLMLLVLGAFSAQAQSSATVNLSVSKKISKQNPALGDVISYTVIVRNAAGSATATNVVVKDQLPVGGVSYVAGSATTVRGTGTYVSDSGLWSLRAIAPNDSAVLTLQATVLNRGVWFNTAEVIAVDQADSNSQPNNNSLIEDDYAAICFSVPIFWYAGDEFTVSIPSGYKNVTWYRNDQTLATVAASLAVINADSSLTIKSPGNYRFTTTINGCSALNCCDIEIIQGPYGSLGDYVFVDANKDGIQNAGDSPLAGVKVTLFINGVSSQTAVTNSSGFYSFADLSTGNTINYSVGFTAPSGYTVTVANQGGDPMKDSDADPITGITQSVTLAAGEFNSTLDAGYYSICSTDFSLTTSSDAVLCFGDSTRLTAFSPVADVKLSYYLTQTGGTPVASVTSGIPVTVNPTVTTTYFVEASANGCTSARKPIVVTVNLVQTPIVQGTVRNTCPAQTVNLATVAVTNDNPALTYEWYTSPARSQTTRVTNLTTVGAGQYYLYARSGESCYSSPAVVTVEVTNCGCPNPAAVQLSSGLTTCAINPVTLKATISGSATSVTWTSTGTGTFSAPTGLTNIYTPSLTDATSGTVLITATTDDPDGVCTASASSVILKISKRPEAPVNAAPDEVSLCQGGSTKLVAYAPNARINWYDQSGILLTTTESGAKVTVKPALVGANTYYAETVSADNCTSAARTPVTVTVTACQTLADLAVVKNIVTAGPYSVGQKVTYLITASNNGPLAGTDVKVNDLLPATLTFGSASPAGEYNAATGVWTIGTLTPGLNRTLSIEATITSTGAIRNTAIISGTNNDPKFALNDTSTVVVPVGTCTVQPPSITCAVTDICRDETTTLKATGCATGTVRWSDGQTGLTINVKPIVTTTYSASCVASGGCISAASNLVTITVSDPQIPTLVASAAIVCPGGSVTLTATGCAGGVIEWSEGAQIGPSIVVNPYTKTTYTAQCWIGSCLSKPATKTIDIATDSPTPTITASATAVCPGKQVTLTVTNCVGTPVWNTTTATTSSIIVAPTTGNNSYTVYCRTGSCASKASPTLTVQVVPAVPPTVSADTDTTCVKGKVVLTADGCTGTVLWSDKQTGSSISVYPEASISYYAQCKTNDNCLSDPSNSVAITVVSPSAPIIKTDKSLVCSGQLVSLTATGCNGTVKWYGADKVGAIAQILPTETKDYYATCKVGTCESSPSNRIRITVTTSAGTPPTIAASSLSICNSGIVSLTATGCSGDVIWSDGQRGVVVSVTATTTNKTFYAVCKPVNSTACATGQSNVVTINVTATPTPVITRCVCSADTICPGEKVKLSVSNCQGTPHWSTNETTTSITVSPTVTTSYTVYCQDGICRSTVSRAYTVTVVPIAAPTIVASATSVAPGGLITLTATGCVGEVIWSANDRTGNNKGSVLVVQPDGIQTYYAQCKFHDCLSEPSNSITVNKVNCTAKTGTLLAVSPSVCIGTSTTVTVAATPGGGLVMPTGYSVLYVLTKGTGLIIDQTSATPNFTVAAQTAEYTIHTFVYNPNPADRNYLDLSIIKPGITSATDVLKLVADKNVCAELDLAGAKINVRSVAPPLLSSTASKTVCYGSRVALTAVGCESGIVNWSIGLVGQRIETVANSDLAITATCTLDGCVSTPSSSIAIKLGTPNIPSIAVNKPVACIGETVSLTATGCSAGTYVWSDPASTTGSVLTVTPISTTQYRVKCKVGECTSEWSAANTIQVGTPVAPVVSVVGSTASATVCSGTPISLTATGCPDNTSVVWSNDQIGRSITVTLTTSATYTARCTGSTQCVSNPSNRVTITVLPKIPQPSVVDKTNTCPFNTVDLRTAVTSAAATTGGVFEYYTNASLSSGSRVVSPTTVGMGTYYVVEKTTTGCYSLPAIVHVQINTCTEQTPCDSKNPAVADAGADASICAAKSYQLTGKIGGAAKTAYWKTSGTGTFDNPYSLNATYTASAGDITAGKVTLTLSASTNNTSCPVAQDEMVLTVGGAKTVPVITVIGSTSLCYGDSVRLRASDGATSYLWSTKATTQTIVVKTSGVYSVQVLDAQGCSSVKSENVVVNVADPVLPPLVTNLRNECPAKIVNLTKALSATTAGSSYSYRICACVTSNIVIRPDSVGEGTYWVVERGATGCLSTPAKVEVKVFNCAADTLNTDVSIVKTANKSVVKRGETVTYTITVSNNGMHTAYNVDVRDVLPKGLELVPGLPPTYSLTNGIIRKRIDSLPVGKTESIVFSARLTAKGEVVNTAEITYLDNKDTNLANNVSSVTVKDTSDARTGVIGLAKAVVGTPVVTGDSLINVRYSFVVTNFGNDTLRQVQVVDDLATVFGSNQIRAATISTTNADFTLNANAAFTGTGTNTSLFDSTSYLVPGRSQMFFLDVTVKRTAGDTTNTFRNIASVSALSNGTKIEDRSVDGGDVDPDNDGDPTNNTSFTVFSLSQSNGPRIGVALAVVKVERQPDNSYNVTYKATVRNFGNVALYGVSLIDSLVKTFTSPTSFSIVGSPVVGAGSHLVANASFNGGSSADLLTNASYLNASEQDTVLLTVNVKPSGTNGPFYSSITGQGYTADRTLTVRDISNNGLDPKPEGSVATGVRFDLPPALLGVAKSVGSPTLVAEGIYDVVYTIKLSNLGSVPLQKVQVVDNLSQTFGRGALIVSNRIGIATDAGLKADTSYTGQGLVTKMLVDSLSTLPVGATRRLAFTVRVNVKNASAVTFYNTAYATAQTAGNVAVADTSTSGTNDDPDNDLDPRNNSQPTPVSLNNLPSNSRIGIAKAVRDTARQADGSYNVTYQFVVQSFGPDTLTRVSVSDSLVKVFNSQTGARYTVVRGPFTTSTGSQLKLNDRFDGNAEHLLVLGESTSILAAGKVDTILFVVNVGSNGSTATFFNSAVAQATNRTGVVTDVSTNGLIADLNGNGNPSDVNESEPTPLSLTPPSSAVFIPEGFSPNGDGINDLFVIRGFGNVTISLEVYNRWGHLVYKSDNYQNDWNGKANTGINVGSENDGLPDGTYYYVIRTSDGRKFVRYMTINR, from the coding sequence ATGAAAACGGCTTGCCTTAGCCTGATGCTACTGGTATTGGGCGCTTTTTCGGCACAGGCGCAGTCGTCTGCTACGGTTAATCTGAGCGTTTCAAAAAAGATAAGTAAGCAAAACCCTGCACTGGGCGACGTTATATCCTATACGGTCATTGTACGGAATGCAGCAGGTTCAGCTACCGCTACCAATGTTGTCGTAAAAGATCAACTGCCCGTTGGGGGCGTTTCATACGTGGCGGGTTCCGCTACGACGGTTCGGGGTACAGGGACTTATGTTTCTGACAGCGGCCTCTGGAGTTTACGGGCTATCGCGCCCAATGACTCTGCCGTTCTGACGTTGCAAGCCACGGTGCTAAATCGTGGTGTCTGGTTTAATACGGCTGAAGTAATCGCGGTCGATCAGGCGGATTCGAACTCCCAACCCAATAATAATAGCCTGATTGAAGATGACTATGCGGCTATCTGTTTTTCTGTGCCGATTTTCTGGTATGCGGGTGATGAGTTTACCGTAAGTATTCCATCGGGCTACAAGAATGTGACCTGGTATCGTAACGACCAAACGCTGGCGACTGTCGCTGCTTCGTTAGCTGTTATCAATGCCGATTCATCATTAACGATCAAAAGCCCCGGCAACTACCGGTTTACAACAACGATCAATGGCTGTTCAGCGCTGAATTGCTGCGACATCGAAATTATTCAGGGGCCCTATGGTAGCCTGGGGGACTATGTCTTTGTCGATGCGAATAAAGACGGAATCCAGAACGCCGGAGATAGTCCGCTGGCGGGCGTAAAGGTGACCTTGTTCATTAATGGCGTATCCTCGCAAACGGCAGTGACGAATTCATCGGGCTTTTACAGTTTCGCTGATCTGTCAACTGGCAATACCATCAATTATTCAGTGGGGTTTACCGCTCCATCGGGCTATACTGTTACCGTAGCTAATCAGGGTGGCGATCCTATGAAGGATAGTGATGCCGACCCGATAACGGGAATCACACAGTCCGTGACACTGGCCGCAGGCGAGTTTAATTCAACGCTCGACGCTGGGTATTACTCAATTTGCTCGACCGATTTTAGTCTGACAACTTCCAGCGACGCTGTGCTGTGTTTCGGAGATTCGACCCGATTGACAGCCTTCAGCCCGGTTGCCGACGTAAAGCTTTCCTACTACCTGACGCAGACAGGTGGCACACCCGTTGCCAGTGTTACCAGCGGGATTCCGGTAACCGTAAACCCGACGGTAACGACCACATATTTTGTCGAAGCATCGGCCAACGGTTGCACTAGTGCTCGTAAGCCAATTGTCGTGACAGTGAATCTTGTTCAGACGCCAATCGTTCAGGGAACTGTCAGAAACACATGCCCTGCGCAAACCGTTAATCTGGCCACCGTGGCTGTTACCAATGACAATCCGGCTTTAACGTATGAGTGGTATACAAGCCCGGCTCGTTCGCAGACTACACGCGTAACAAACCTGACCACAGTAGGAGCAGGGCAATATTATCTGTATGCCCGTTCTGGCGAGAGTTGCTACAGTAGTCCAGCCGTAGTAACGGTTGAGGTGACAAATTGTGGCTGCCCGAATCCGGCTGCTGTACAGCTGAGTTCGGGACTAACGACCTGTGCCATCAATCCGGTCACGCTGAAAGCAACGATTTCCGGATCGGCCACGAGCGTAACCTGGACATCGACGGGCACGGGTACATTTAGCGCACCAACCGGCCTGACGAATATATACACACCGTCTCTGACCGACGCAACCAGTGGTACAGTACTGATTACGGCTACCACAGATGATCCGGATGGAGTTTGTACTGCATCGGCCAGTTCGGTTATCCTGAAAATCAGTAAGCGTCCCGAAGCGCCTGTCAATGCTGCACCGGACGAGGTTTCACTGTGCCAGGGTGGATCGACGAAGCTGGTCGCTTATGCGCCAAATGCACGAATTAATTGGTATGATCAGTCCGGTATCCTGCTTACGACTACAGAAAGCGGAGCCAAAGTAACGGTGAAGCCCGCTTTGGTCGGCGCCAATACATACTATGCCGAAACGGTAAGTGCTGACAACTGCACCAGTGCTGCCCGCACACCGGTAACGGTAACCGTCACCGCGTGCCAGACGCTGGCCGATTTAGCCGTAGTGAAAAATATCGTGACTGCCGGTCCGTATAGCGTAGGTCAGAAAGTCACCTACTTGATAACCGCTTCGAATAATGGTCCGCTGGCAGGGACAGACGTGAAAGTGAACGATCTGTTGCCGGCAACATTGACCTTTGGTAGCGCCAGTCCGGCTGGCGAATACAACGCGGCTACAGGCGTCTGGACCATTGGTACGTTAACACCCGGCCTGAACCGTACACTATCGATCGAAGCGACGATAACCAGTACCGGAGCGATCAGGAACACGGCAATCATCAGTGGTACGAATAACGATCCCAAGTTCGCGCTAAACGATACCTCAACCGTAGTCGTACCGGTAGGAACCTGTACGGTACAGCCTCCTTCCATCACCTGCGCAGTTACGGACATCTGCCGAGATGAAACCACCACGCTGAAAGCGACGGGCTGTGCAACGGGCACCGTCCGATGGTCCGATGGTCAGACGGGCCTGACGATCAATGTGAAGCCGATTGTAACGACGACTTATTCGGCCAGTTGTGTGGCAAGTGGCGGTTGCATTAGTGCTGCTTCGAATCTGGTTACCATTACTGTGAGTGATCCACAGATACCAACCCTCGTAGCCAGTGCTGCTATCGTATGTCCCGGCGGTTCCGTAACGCTGACGGCAACGGGTTGTGCAGGTGGTGTTATCGAGTGGTCGGAAGGAGCGCAGATCGGACCTTCGATCGTCGTCAATCCGTATACGAAGACAACTTACACGGCACAATGCTGGATTGGTAGCTGCCTAAGCAAGCCGGCCACGAAAACCATTGATATCGCAACGGATTCGCCGACGCCGACAATTACGGCCAGTGCTACCGCCGTTTGTCCAGGCAAACAAGTAACGCTGACCGTAACGAACTGCGTCGGTACGCCCGTCTGGAATACAACAACCGCAACGACGAGCAGTATTATCGTTGCGCCAACGACAGGCAACAATAGCTACACCGTCTATTGCCGCACCGGATCATGCGCAAGCAAAGCATCCCCGACGCTCACTGTTCAAGTGGTACCCGCAGTACCACCAACGGTTAGTGCTGACACCGATACGACCTGTGTGAAAGGGAAAGTGGTATTGACGGCTGACGGCTGTACCGGCACAGTTCTGTGGAGCGATAAGCAGACGGGTTCAAGTATTTCGGTGTATCCTGAGGCTAGCATCAGCTATTACGCCCAGTGCAAAACGAATGACAACTGCCTGAGTGATCCATCGAATTCAGTAGCCATTACCGTTGTATCGCCATCGGCTCCGATCATCAAAACGGATAAATCGCTCGTATGCAGCGGCCAGCTGGTTTCGCTCACCGCAACGGGTTGCAACGGAACCGTGAAATGGTACGGTGCGGATAAGGTTGGCGCAATTGCTCAAATCCTGCCGACTGAAACGAAAGATTATTACGCAACCTGTAAAGTCGGTACGTGTGAAAGTAGCCCATCGAACAGAATCCGCATAACGGTTACGACCTCGGCGGGCACCCCCCCAACGATCGCGGCTTCCTCATTGTCTATCTGCAACAGCGGTATCGTGTCACTGACGGCAACGGGCTGCTCGGGTGACGTGATCTGGTCAGATGGGCAACGTGGAGTAGTGGTATCAGTGACGGCTACGACAACGAACAAGACGTTCTATGCGGTTTGTAAACCAGTAAACAGCACCGCCTGTGCTACCGGTCAGTCGAACGTTGTTACGATCAATGTAACGGCAACACCAACGCCGGTCATTACCCGGTGCGTCTGTAGCGCGGATACGATCTGCCCCGGTGAAAAGGTGAAGCTGAGCGTAAGCAATTGCCAGGGCACCCCACACTGGAGTACGAACGAAACGACGACCAGTATTACCGTTTCTCCGACGGTAACCACATCGTATACGGTCTACTGCCAGGATGGTATTTGTCGCAGTACGGTATCTAGAGCCTATACGGTTACGGTTGTTCCGATTGCGGCCCCAACCATAGTGGCATCGGCGACGTCAGTTGCGCCGGGAGGATTGATCACGCTGACGGCAACGGGTTGTGTGGGTGAGGTCATCTGGTCGGCGAATGATCGTACCGGTAACAACAAAGGGTCTGTTTTGGTCGTCCAGCCCGATGGCATCCAGACCTATTATGCCCAGTGTAAATTCCATGACTGCCTGAGCGAACCGTCGAACAGCATCACCGTCAATAAGGTCAACTGCACCGCCAAAACGGGAACACTGCTAGCGGTAAGCCCATCAGTCTGCATTGGAACGAGTACGACGGTTACGGTTGCGGCAACGCCAGGTGGCGGTCTGGTAATGCCTACGGGTTACTCGGTACTCTATGTGCTGACAAAAGGGACAGGCTTGATCATCGATCAGACCAGCGCAACGCCGAATTTCACGGTAGCGGCACAAACAGCGGAGTACACCATTCATACATTCGTCTATAATCCGAATCCGGCTGATAGAAATTACCTGGATCTGTCGATCATCAAGCCGGGTATAACCAGCGCCACGGACGTGCTGAAACTTGTCGCGGATAAGAACGTCTGCGCCGAGCTGGATCTGGCGGGTGCTAAAATAAACGTGCGGTCGGTTGCACCACCACTATTGAGTTCAACGGCATCGAAAACGGTATGTTATGGGTCAAGAGTGGCGCTGACGGCGGTTGGCTGCGAAAGCGGTATTGTGAACTGGAGCATTGGGCTGGTTGGTCAGCGCATCGAAACCGTTGCAAACAGCGATCTGGCGATAACGGCAACCTGTACACTTGACGGCTGCGTCAGCACCCCATCGAGCAGTATTGCTATTAAACTGGGAACGCCAAACATTCCGTCGATAGCGGTCAACAAACCCGTGGCTTGTATCGGCGAAACGGTTTCGTTGACGGCCACCGGTTGCAGTGCCGGAACCTATGTCTGGTCTGATCCAGCCAGCACAACGGGAAGCGTGTTGACGGTAACACCGATCAGTACGACACAATACCGCGTCAAATGTAAAGTTGGCGAGTGCACCAGTGAGTGGTCGGCTGCCAATACCATTCAGGTTGGTACGCCGGTTGCACCGGTCGTTTCGGTCGTCGGCTCCACCGCGAGTGCTACTGTTTGTTCCGGAACGCCCATTTCGCTGACCGCTACCGGCTGTCCGGACAATACATCTGTGGTCTGGTCGAATGATCAGATTGGTCGATCCATAACCGTGACGCTGACTACCAGTGCAACCTATACCGCGCGTTGTACGGGATCGACTCAGTGCGTAAGTAACCCATCGAACCGGGTAACGATCACCGTTTTGCCGAAGATTCCGCAGCCGTCGGTGGTCGATAAGACGAATACGTGTCCATTCAATACTGTCGATTTAAGAACGGCGGTAACGAGTGCCGCGGCTACAACCGGTGGTGTCTTTGAGTACTACACCAACGCGTCGCTGAGCAGTGGGTCGAGAGTTGTCAGCCCAACGACTGTCGGTATGGGCACCTATTACGTTGTCGAGAAAACCACGACGGGTTGCTACAGTCTACCTGCTATAGTTCACGTGCAGATCAATACCTGTACTGAGCAAACGCCCTGCGATAGCAAAAATCCGGCGGTGGCCGATGCGGGTGCTGACGCCAGCATTTGTGCCGCTAAGTCGTATCAACTGACGGGTAAGATTGGCGGAGCGGCTAAAACCGCCTACTGGAAAACCAGTGGCACCGGTACGTTCGATAATCCATATTCACTAAACGCTACCTATACGGCCAGTGCTGGGGATATAACGGCGGGTAAAGTAACGCTGACGCTTTCGGCCAGTACCAACAACACGTCTTGCCCGGTTGCGCAGGACGAGATGGTACTGACGGTTGGTGGCGCTAAAACGGTTCCGGTTATAACCGTCATTGGCTCCACGAGCCTGTGCTACGGGGATTCGGTACGCCTGAGGGCATCGGATGGCGCCACGAGTTACCTGTGGAGTACCAAAGCGACTACGCAGACAATTGTTGTCAAAACGAGTGGTGTCTACAGCGTTCAGGTGCTGGATGCGCAGGGATGTAGCTCAGTGAAGTCGGAGAACGTTGTTGTCAACGTAGCTGATCCTGTGCTGCCTCCGCTGGTCACGAACCTGCGCAATGAATGTCCGGCTAAAATTGTCAACCTGACCAAAGCACTTTCCGCCACAACGGCAGGCAGTTCCTACAGCTATCGGATTTGTGCGTGTGTTACCTCAAACATCGTGATCCGGCCAGATTCGGTTGGCGAAGGGACCTATTGGGTCGTTGAGCGGGGGGCAACGGGTTGCCTGAGCACACCGGCCAAGGTAGAGGTGAAAGTCTTTAACTGTGCCGCCGATACGCTCAATACCGATGTAAGCATCGTTAAAACTGCGAACAAATCGGTTGTGAAGCGGGGCGAGACCGTTACCTACACCATCACAGTAAGCAACAACGGTATGCATACGGCCTACAATGTCGATGTGCGCGACGTATTGCCTAAAGGACTGGAACTTGTACCGGGCTTACCACCAACCTATTCATTGACAAATGGTATCATCAGGAAACGTATCGATAGTCTGCCGGTTGGCAAGACCGAGTCGATCGTTTTCTCAGCTCGGTTGACCGCAAAAGGAGAGGTTGTCAATACCGCTGAAATTACGTACCTCGATAACAAAGACACCAACCTGGCGAACAACGTATCGAGCGTAACGGTGAAAGATACCTCGGATGCCAGAACGGGCGTGATCGGTCTGGCAAAAGCTGTAGTTGGCACGCCGGTAGTGACAGGTGACTCGCTGATCAACGTCAGGTACAGTTTTGTGGTGACGAACTTCGGCAATGATACGCTTCGTCAGGTTCAGGTGGTCGATGACTTGGCGACTGTCTTTGGGTCTAATCAAATCCGCGCGGCTACCATCAGCACAACGAATGCAGACTTTACGCTGAACGCGAATGCGGCCTTTACCGGAACGGGAACGAATACCAGCTTATTCGATTCGACCAGCTATCTGGTGCCGGGTCGTTCGCAGATGTTCTTCCTCGATGTGACCGTCAAACGGACAGCCGGTGATACGACCAATACATTCCGGAACATCGCCAGCGTATCGGCTCTCAGTAACGGAACGAAAATCGAAGACCGTTCTGTCGACGGTGGTGATGTAGACCCTGATAACGACGGTGATCCGACGAACAACACGAGCTTTACTGTATTCTCGCTCAGCCAGTCAAACGGACCACGTATAGGTGTTGCCCTGGCCGTCGTAAAGGTTGAACGACAGCCCGATAACAGCTACAATGTTACGTACAAAGCTACCGTCAGAAATTTTGGTAACGTCGCACTCTACGGCGTAAGTCTGATCGATAGTCTGGTGAAAACCTTTACATCGCCAACGTCATTCTCCATTGTTGGTTCGCCGGTGGTCGGTGCAGGTAGTCATCTCGTAGCCAATGCCAGCTTCAATGGAGGCAGCAGCGCGGATCTGCTGACGAATGCCAGTTACCTGAATGCCAGTGAGCAGGACACGGTACTACTAACAGTCAATGTGAAGCCGAGCGGTACTAACGGTCCCTTCTACTCGTCAATCACGGGTCAGGGCTACACTGCCGACAGAACGCTGACCGTGCGGGATATATCGAACAATGGCTTAGATCCCAAACCCGAAGGATCTGTGGCGACAGGCGTCCGTTTCGATCTGCCACCGGCACTGCTGGGTGTTGCCAAATCGGTGGGTAGTCCGACACTGGTTGCTGAAGGGATCTATGACGTTGTATATACCATCAAGCTGAGTAATCTGGGGTCCGTGCCGCTTCAGAAAGTGCAGGTCGTTGATAACCTATCGCAAACCTTTGGACGTGGAGCACTGATTGTCAGCAATAGAATCGGGATAGCAACAGATGCCGGACTAAAAGCTGATACCTCGTATACGGGACAGGGTCTTGTAACGAAAATGCTGGTCGATTCCCTAAGTACGCTGCCCGTAGGCGCAACAAGAAGGCTTGCCTTTACGGTCCGGGTGAATGTGAAGAATGCCAGTGCGGTCACGTTCTACAATACAGCCTATGCCACCGCGCAGACGGCTGGCAACGTGGCCGTTGCCGATACATCGACATCCGGAACGAATGATGATCCGGACAATGACCTCGATCCGCGCAACAACAGCCAGCCAACGCCGGTTTCGTTGAACAATCTTCCGTCGAACTCGCGCATCGGTATCGCCAAGGCTGTTCGGGATACGGCTCGTCAGGCCGATGGCAGCTACAACGTAACGTATCAGTTTGTCGTACAGAGTTTCGGTCCGGATACGCTGACGCGTGTCAGCGTTAGTGACTCGCTGGTGAAAGTCTTCAATAGCCAGACGGGGGCGCGATATACGGTTGTGCGGGGACCCTTCACAACATCGACGGGTAGCCAGTTGAAACTGAACGATCGGTTTGATGGCAACGCGGAGCACCTGCTGGTGCTTGGCGAAAGCACCAGTATACTGGCCGCTGGCAAAGTCGATACGATTCTGTTTGTAGTCAATGTGGGCAGCAACGGCAGCACGGCCACGTTCTTCAACTCCGCAGTTGCTCAGGCAACCAACAGAACAGGCGTCGTAACCGATGTTTCGACGAATGGACTGATTGCCGATCTGAACGGAAACGGTAATCCGTCAGACGTGAACGAGAGCGAACCAACCCCATTGAGCCTGACGCCACCGAGTTCGGCGGTCTTTATACCGGAAGGCTTCTCGCCAAACGGCGATGGCATCAATGACCTGTTCGTCATTCGTGGTTTTGGTAATGTAACAATCAGTCTGGAAGTCTATAACCGCTGGGGACACCTCGTCTACAAGAGCGACAATTATCAGAACGACTGGAATGGCAAGGCCAATACCGGAATCAATGTCGGCTCCGAGAATGACGGGCTACCTGATGGTACCTATTACTACGTCATCAGGACGAGTGACGGTCGGAAATTTGTACGATACATGACGATTAACCGCTAA
- a CDS encoding PorP/SprF family type IX secretion system membrane protein: protein MLKQLFMKQWAVVLLLILVVSSRQVRAQQDKMFSQYMFNMMALNPAYAGSRDVLSMSALYRNQWTGVEGAPQTATFTMDMPLNQERVGVGLQLYGDKYGPVQEAGGFASYAFRIKVGARTTLGLGLQAGAASYNVNLADIKTTPDGSGQIDPAFANNISKILPNFGTGIYLSNDRSYLSLSVPRLIKNKLTEYNVGNVVSTQRRHAYLAAGFVIGISPVVKMKPSMLVKYAEGAPLGFDGNINFWFADRIAIGASIRRNQFSDWSAVGTDAIIGMLEVQLNDQLRFGYAYDRTMNNFKDIAPSSHEIMIRYEFGFGKNRILTPRYF from the coding sequence ATGTTAAAACAACTTTTTATGAAACAGTGGGCAGTCGTCTTGCTGCTGATCCTTGTGGTAAGCAGTCGTCAGGTTCGGGCGCAGCAGGACAAGATGTTCTCTCAGTACATGTTCAACATGATGGCCCTGAACCCGGCGTATGCGGGGAGTCGTGATGTACTGAGCATGTCGGCACTCTACCGCAACCAGTGGACAGGCGTGGAGGGTGCTCCGCAGACGGCCACCTTCACGATGGACATGCCCCTCAATCAGGAGCGGGTTGGCGTGGGGCTGCAACTATACGGGGATAAATATGGCCCTGTACAGGAGGCCGGTGGCTTTGCGTCCTATGCCTTCCGGATAAAGGTAGGGGCCCGCACTACGTTGGGACTAGGACTACAGGCCGGTGCTGCCAGCTATAACGTGAATCTGGCCGATATCAAAACAACACCGGACGGATCGGGTCAGATCGACCCGGCCTTTGCGAATAACATCTCTAAAATACTGCCCAACTTTGGCACCGGTATCTACCTGAGCAACGACCGTTCCTACCTGAGTTTGTCGGTTCCGCGTCTGATCAAAAACAAACTGACAGAGTATAATGTCGGCAATGTTGTGTCAACGCAACGTCGCCACGCCTATCTGGCAGCCGGGTTCGTAATCGGTATCAGTCCGGTCGTCAAGATGAAGCCATCGATGCTGGTCAAATACGCGGAAGGAGCCCCGTTGGGGTTCGATGGTAATATCAATTTCTGGTTTGCGGATCGGATCGCTATTGGTGCATCCATCCGCCGGAACCAGTTTTCGGACTGGAGTGCCGTCGGTACAGATGCCATTATCGGTATGCTGGAGGTACAGTTAAACGACCAGCTACGCTTCGGTTACGCCTACGACCGGACGATGAACAACTTCAAGGATATTGCGCCGAGTTCGCACGAAATCATGATTCGCTACGAATTTGGTTTCGGTAAAAACCGTATTCTGACTCCGCGCTATTTCTAG